From Hippea alviniae EP5-r, the proteins below share one genomic window:
- a CDS encoding DUF4405 domain-containing protein: MSLRRLTSLVMLFSFIIMSFSGIVLFLVPWGDIADWINWRFLGLNKLQYEKLHVAFMVVFVAFGIIHIYLNWKSILNYLKNKKGKISFKKSELIVSLGIITLFFIGSIYTFQPFKSYFDFEVRIKSIWLKGMESQPPYSHAEESSLKVLCKKTSIDLTKALEALKKEGIRVDSIDESLKEIALHNNTTPAEIHAIIKPFKEGSNKGAKQ; encoded by the coding sequence ATGAGCTTAAGAAGACTTACGTCGTTGGTTATGCTGTTTTCATTTATAATTATGTCTTTTAGCGGGATTGTTTTATTTCTCGTTCCATGGGGTGATATTGCAGATTGGATAAACTGGAGATTTTTGGGACTTAACAAGCTTCAATACGAGAAGCTTCATGTGGCATTTATGGTTGTGTTTGTGGCTTTTGGGATTATTCACATCTATCTTAATTGGAAGTCTATTTTGAATTATTTGAAGAATAAGAAGGGTAAAATATCTTTTAAAAAGAGTGAGCTTATCGTGAGTTTGGGTATTATAACTCTATTTTTTATTGGCAGCATATACACATTTCAGCCATTTAAGTCGTATTTTGACTTTGAAGTTCGTATAAAGAGCATATGGTTGAAGGGCATGGAATCTCAGCCGCCTTATAGTCATGCAGAAGAGTCGAGCTTAAAAGTGTTGTGTAAAAAGACTTCCATAGATTTAACTAAGGCCTTGGAAGCACTCAAAAAAGAAGGTATAAGAGTTGACTCAATAGATGAGAGTCTAAAAGAGATAGCCTTACATAATAACACGACACCTGCAGAAATACATGCTATAATAAAACCGTTTAAAGAAGGCTCTAATAAGGGGGCTAAGCAGTGA
- a CDS encoding NUDIX hydrolase, with translation MFRNKKWLKSIFSLNISEEISNQSRISAVIIPFLPKNGEWFLIFEKKAKSLRKHAGQISFPGGIKEPNDKTLLHTAIRETCEEIGICENDIEIIGNIEPTKTLTTDYLIYPFVGIVNRQPPYKINPDEVEKLLFVPLNFLIEHYPIKKGKLNYNGKIRETPLVEYEGEIIWGATARILNKLLPKLL, from the coding sequence ATGTTTAGAAATAAAAAGTGGCTAAAGTCCATCTTCTCTTTAAACATATCAGAAGAAATCTCCAACCAATCCCGCATATCGGCTGTAATTATACCTTTTTTACCAAAAAATGGCGAGTGGTTTCTGATTTTTGAGAAAAAAGCCAAAAGCTTGAGAAAACATGCAGGTCAAATAAGCTTTCCGGGTGGCATAAAAGAGCCGAACGACAAAACCCTTCTACATACTGCAATCAGAGAAACATGTGAAGAGATTGGTATATGTGAAAACGACATAGAGATAATTGGCAACATCGAGCCGACAAAAACATTAACGACGGATTACCTTATCTATCCATTTGTCGGCATAGTAAACAGACAACCACCATACAAAATCAATCCGGACGAAGTCGAGAAACTACTCTTTGTTCCCTTAAACTTTCTCATCGAGCACTATCCTATCAAAAAAGGAAAACTCAACTATAACGGAAAAATCAGGGAAACACCACTTGTTGAATATGAAGGTGAAATCATCTGGGGAGCAACGGCAAGGATTTTAAACAAGCTTTTACCAAAACTGTTATGA
- a CDS encoding DUF4405 domain-containing protein, protein MSLRRFTSLIMLFSFIVMSFTGIVLFFVPQGKVAYWTGWKFLGLTKTQYSDIHVSFMVLFLIFGVIHVYLNWNAIVNYLKNKARKISFTRLEFLLSLIVSVVFFLGGLYHFQPFKSYFDFETYLKDSWIKSPDYQPPYGHAEESSLRVFCKRVSIDLNEAMKILSEKGIRVESADESLKEIAKKNNTTPMNIYIAIKALKKSDEPTISFGIGKKTIKELASEGVIKFGKVKAYLKEKGVEINPDDTLKSVAEKLDTTPKELLDRLKEISK, encoded by the coding sequence GTGAGTCTAAGAAGATTTACTTCTCTAATTATGTTGTTTTCTTTTATAGTTATGTCATTTACTGGAATCGTGCTGTTTTTTGTTCCGCAGGGGAAAGTTGCTTATTGGACTGGTTGGAAGTTTTTAGGGCTTACCAAAACTCAGTATAGCGATATTCATGTCTCTTTTATGGTTTTGTTTCTGATATTTGGTGTTATTCATGTTTATCTAAATTGGAATGCCATTGTTAATTATCTAAAAAACAAAGCAAGGAAGATAAGCTTTACAAGACTTGAGTTTTTGCTTAGCTTGATTGTTTCTGTTGTTTTCTTTCTTGGTGGTTTGTATCATTTTCAACCTTTTAAATCTTATTTTGACTTTGAGACCTATCTGAAGGATAGTTGGATAAAGAGTCCAGATTATCAACCACCTTACGGTCATGCAGAAGAATCAAGTCTTAGAGTTTTTTGCAAAAGGGTGTCAATAGATTTAAATGAAGCCATGAAGATTCTTAGCGAGAAAGGAATAAGGGTTGAGTCGGCAGATGAGAGTTTAAAAGAGATAGCAAAGAAAAATAATACAACACCTATGAACATATACATTGCGATAAAGGCGCTAAAGAAGAGTGATGAACCAACTATATCTTTCGGAATTGGTAAAAAGACAATAAAAGAGCTTGCTTCGGAAGGTGTTATAAAGTTTGGAAAAGTAAAAGCATATTTAAAGGAGAAGGGAGTCGAGATTAACCCTGATGATACGCTTAAAAGTGTAGCTGAAAAGCTTGATACCACACCCAAAGAATTATTGGATAGGCTAAAAGAGATATCAAAATAG
- a CDS encoding TolC family protein, whose amino-acid sequence MKKLKVVLLCGLFFGVFSSYAYSINIQVLFNALKRQPISRINSLMVKQANIGYKRATDNFYPSIYGIAGWEHYNSPTSLRPMTPTESSEIAHSSGSYPFSKNITQIGVEVKFPILMFPLFEISKKALEMKKSAAERKKLEFIRNEASIVVLNAKLEYLENLKKALDAEKERLKKQLKILNVAVKNGRAAPVSVLKIESAISSIRIKVNSIETSKNQVLSAIYTLTGIKLTEPVKMQLVKKPKGGEFLPIKPLQYQLEAKRYAIRAKESELLPKVYLSGKVFRKFGRSYNTNDPVVRNYGSIGVFVSIPIFDKPLYTDIEMAKSDYLKTKFELEQVSLELASKSKELKKNLTILNSSIKLAYKDVKDKKRMLNYAEVAFRIGRMTEEDYLKYVSDFLNAKANLYELKMRRWEIISELAVIFGNDLKELVK is encoded by the coding sequence GTGAAAAAATTAAAAGTAGTTTTGTTGTGCGGTTTATTTTTTGGAGTTTTTTCTTCTTATGCTTATTCCATTAACATACAGGTTTTATTTAACGCTTTAAAGAGACAACCTATAAGTAGAATTAACTCTTTAATGGTTAAACAGGCAAATATAGGATATAAAAGAGCCACTGACAATTTTTATCCTTCGATATACGGTATTGCAGGATGGGAGCATTACAACTCGCCAACGAGTTTAAGACCAATGACGCCAACGGAGAGTTCTGAGATTGCCCACAGTTCTGGTTCTTATCCATTTAGCAAGAATATAACCCAGATAGGCGTTGAAGTTAAGTTTCCTATACTAATGTTTCCTTTGTTTGAGATTTCTAAGAAGGCTTTAGAAATGAAGAAGAGTGCTGCTGAGAGAAAGAAGCTTGAGTTTATAAGAAATGAAGCAAGTATCGTGGTTTTAAATGCCAAATTGGAGTATTTAGAGAATCTAAAGAAAGCTTTAGACGCTGAAAAAGAGAGACTAAAAAAACAACTTAAGATACTAAATGTTGCAGTAAAAAACGGAAGAGCAGCACCAGTTTCCGTTTTAAAGATAGAATCTGCCATAAGCTCAATAAGAATAAAGGTAAATAGCATTGAAACTTCTAAAAATCAGGTTTTGTCAGCTATATACACATTGACGGGAATAAAACTCACAGAACCTGTAAAAATGCAACTCGTTAAAAAACCTAAAGGTGGTGAATTTTTACCAATCAAACCACTTCAATATCAGCTTGAAGCCAAAAGGTATGCCATTAGAGCTAAGGAGTCTGAACTTTTACCGAAGGTTTATCTTTCAGGTAAGGTGTTTAGAAAGTTCGGAAGAAGCTATAATACAAACGACCCAGTTGTTAGAAATTACGGAAGCATAGGTGTATTTGTAAGTATTCCTATATTTGATAAACCTTTATATACCGATATAGAGATGGCAAAGTCGGACTATTTGAAAACGAAGTTCGAATTAGAACAGGTATCGTTAGAACTTGCAAGCAAAAGTAAGGAACTTAAGAAAAATCTTACTATTCTAAACAGCTCTATAAAACTTGCATATAAGGATGTTAAAGATAAAAAGAGGATGCTTAATTACGCTGAAGTTGCCTTTAGAATCGGAAGAATGACAGAAGAAGATTATCTTAAGTATGTTAGCGATTTTTTGAATGCTAAGGCCAATTTATATGAATTGAAAATGAGAAGATGGGAGATAATATCTGAACTTGCAGTTATCTTTGGAAATGATTTGAAGGAGTTGGTCAAATGA
- a CDS encoding efflux RND transporter periplasmic adaptor subunit: protein MRRFVVITVVVLLVVSLAFLVRLRKKELESLKPPKIYPVVVKTITPKKSSFYLTLTGLGIIQSSANVNITTNLAGRVLYVKNLGDRVKKGDIVAKIDATSVKSKLNSAYSKLKSLKSKLNSAEISLKNAILSHNRSRQLLKVKGVSIEQYQKEESQIALLKSNIASIKSEIKGVRNSIRELKNLLSYAVLKSPIDGVISKKFLNVGDMVLPSRPIVEVSSNKGKYLMVMLPSDIKPKGVIFDGKFYELFALNSTFNGLDEYKANIDTNLAAGSKVKVSVVVFKGKAVKLPFDAVLNDNGKNIVFIFKNDRAIPKPVHILASGEEGLAVSDTSIVGKQLIVAKPDIFVRLLGGVKVVKE from the coding sequence ATGAGAAGATTTGTCGTAATAACGGTTGTTGTTTTGCTTGTTGTGTCGTTGGCATTTCTTGTTAGATTAAGAAAAAAGGAGCTTGAGAGTTTAAAGCCGCCAAAGATTTATCCTGTCGTTGTTAAAACGATAACACCCAAGAAGAGCAGTTTCTATTTAACATTAACGGGTTTAGGCATTATTCAAAGCTCTGCCAATGTGAATATAACGACGAATTTGGCAGGAAGAGTGCTTTATGTTAAAAATTTAGGCGATAGGGTGAAAAAGGGAGATATTGTTGCAAAAATAGATGCAACATCTGTTAAATCTAAATTAAACTCTGCATATTCTAAGCTTAAATCATTGAAGTCAAAACTTAACTCTGCTGAAATTAGTCTAAAGAACGCAATTCTAAGCCACAACAGAAGCAGGCAGCTTTTGAAGGTTAAAGGTGTCTCAATTGAGCAGTATCAAAAGGAAGAAAGTCAAATAGCATTACTTAAATCGAACATAGCATCAATAAAATCTGAGATTAAGGGTGTGAGAAATAGCATTAGAGAGCTTAAAAATCTTTTAAGTTATGCTGTTTTAAAATCCCCAATTGATGGTGTTATAAGTAAGAAGTTTTTAAATGTTGGTGATATGGTTCTGCCATCAAGACCTATCGTTGAAGTCAGTTCCAATAAAGGCAAATATCTTATGGTCATGCTTCCTTCGGATATAAAGCCAAAAGGTGTTATTTTTGACGGCAAGTTTTATGAATTATTTGCTTTAAATAGCACATTCAACGGGCTTGATGAGTATAAAGCCAATATTGATACAAACCTTGCCGCAGGTTCAAAAGTCAAGGTATCAGTCGTGGTGTTTAAAGGCAAAGCTGTAAAATTGCCTTTTGATGCTGTTTTAAATGATAATGGCAAGAATATTGTATTTATCTTTAAAAATGACAGAGCTATACCTAAGCCTGTGCACATTTTAGCAAGCGGAGAAGAAGGTTTAGCAGTAAGTGATACTTCTATCGTTGGGAAGCAGCTTATAGTGGCAAAACCCGATATTTTTGTAAGACTTCTTGGTGGCGTTAAAGTTGTGAAGGAGTAA
- a CDS encoding TetR/AcrR family transcriptional regulator: protein MSKRELIIKTARRLFATKGYDGTCVDEIASKAHVNKATIYYYFKGKEELYQASVEDSILRVLKDLENGIRDSKDPENSIKTYINSFYRHAKNDESFLRILMREVASGGEHLSDNLIGVFVDILKILESILEDGFKSGVFKKVDTKMVHFSVIGAISFYICSADMRMNFKNEVSRLPSFLSDRDRDINELCELILRGLRK, encoded by the coding sequence ATGAGTAAGAGAGAGCTAATTATCAAGACGGCCAGAAGGCTATTTGCCACTAAAGGATACGATGGAACATGTGTTGACGAGATAGCATCTAAGGCACATGTCAACAAAGCGACTATATATTACTATTTTAAGGGGAAGGAAGAGCTGTATCAAGCGTCAGTTGAGGATTCCATACTTAGAGTTTTAAAAGATTTAGAAAATGGTATAAGAGATTCTAAAGACCCTGAAAACTCAATAAAAACCTATATAAATTCGTTTTATAGACATGCTAAAAACGACGAATCTTTTTTAAGGATTCTAATGAGGGAAGTTGCATCTGGCGGTGAGCATTTGTCTGATAATTTAATAGGTGTTTTTGTCGATATATTGAAAATTCTTGAGAGTATTTTGGAAGATGGTTTTAAAAGTGGAGTTTTTAAAAAAGTTGACACAAAAATGGTTCATTTTTCTGTAATAGGAGCCATTAGTTTTTATATCTGTTCTGCCGATATGAGGATGAACTTTAAGAATGAAGTAAGTAGATTACCTTCTTTTCTCAGTGATAGGGATAGAGATATCAATGAATTGTGTGAATTAATTTTGAGGGGATTGAGAAAGTGA
- a CDS encoding efflux RND transporter permease subunit yields MFEYFYKRPYLLFSIIALFFVLGIIGYKELPKNLFPDAERPQVVIVTKIPGATAQTAASMVSKPIEEEVSKISYVRQISSINAANFSIVKVVFEYKKGLRGALVDVSNAIARVRSKLPANANPSVYSVGSFTAPVDVISLSPKDSRITLADIRKIADNFIKPYLLSFKEIGNVEVFGGYKSAIIIEIDPYKIAKYNLSLDKVMGVIASLNRDAPIGFLKSKNDFLTLTYYGEIDNVNRLKNLMIAPNVYLKDIAKVKWGYEKRFSGYMGNGEPAIALVIQRAPGGNVLATSDAARKAMKYLEKEYPNIKFQISDTQRNLIETSNLNMIEALRDAIIFTLFVLLIFLGNLRAIIAAGLSIPMVFFTTLAVIWLSGGELNIIIYTAIILALGMLTDDAVVVLENIERHLTELKEDLDTAIKNGTKEVVAPVFAGTLATITVLFPMMFVGDYPQRIFRPLVSTLIIALIVSYFLSITFIPKLSYYLYRKGTGKTKFERFFEKIYQHTFARLINPYLNILKFSNNGKRVLRRVAIVLGVMVVLAVSIRVVMPLVGRDIMPPMDTGIIKIHVKFSPNDTVSVAENRLKPFLEWLNKQKYVEMSSAAFGSEPGVLSLGSGDLGSEASITVICVDRFHRKKNIWQIEGIIRDKLNTIEGIESADVYDYGATPLSTIKAPLDIRVQSPTYYGLNTEALKIEKEIKSVKGLTSVSLSWQKNFEEVVLKIDTQKALTYGLTPFAIISQIPTGGKIISLSGDFSSMNSQPVRIYLEGKFNENLQSLKLLPIKTPSGYYIPLYEVAKFKRVFTQAKLERENLLYSIDVNAFRNRKPISILTDESNRILKNMDIKNFIVSQQGSIKQLNDSFKRMVKAILIGVIALIMVLIAVYRSVRMALVMIIVLPLSMIGASWALVIFHKPSCMPSLMGLLLLFGIIIKNSVLLIDFYQHYRKKESPFESAIESVKVRFRPVMMTAFGTIAGMIPIALQRAVGLERLSPLADVAVGGLIVGTFLTLAYVPMFAYIFDSKKRKDVN; encoded by the coding sequence ATGTTTGAATATTTTTACAAAAGACCCTATCTGCTGTTTAGTATAATTGCTTTGTTTTTTGTTTTGGGTATTATAGGGTATAAAGAGTTGCCCAAGAATCTGTTTCCTGATGCAGAAAGACCGCAGGTTGTTATAGTTACTAAAATTCCTGGTGCAACAGCTCAAACAGCTGCAAGTATGGTTTCAAAACCAATAGAAGAAGAAGTGTCAAAAATAAGTTATGTAAGGCAGATAAGCAGTATAAATGCTGCGAACTTTTCTATTGTTAAGGTTGTTTTTGAGTATAAAAAAGGTTTGAGAGGGGCATTAGTTGATGTATCCAACGCCATAGCAAGGGTTAGGTCTAAATTGCCGGCAAACGCAAATCCTTCTGTTTACTCTGTAGGAAGTTTTACTGCACCTGTTGATGTTATTTCTTTAAGCCCGAAAGACAGTCGTATAACGCTTGCTGACATAAGGAAGATAGCAGATAACTTTATAAAACCTTATCTGTTGAGCTTTAAAGAGATAGGTAATGTTGAAGTGTTTGGTGGTTATAAGAGTGCCATAATTATAGAGATAGACCCATACAAAATAGCAAAATACAATCTTTCTCTCGATAAAGTTATGGGTGTTATTGCTTCTTTGAATAGGGATGCGCCTATAGGCTTTCTAAAAAGTAAAAACGACTTTCTTACTTTGACATATTATGGGGAGATAGACAATGTCAATAGGCTAAAGAACCTTATGATTGCTCCAAATGTCTATCTCAAAGATATTGCTAAAGTTAAGTGGGGATACGAAAAACGCTTCAGTGGGTATATGGGTAATGGAGAGCCTGCAATAGCTTTGGTAATTCAAAGGGCTCCCGGTGGAAATGTTCTTGCAACAAGTGATGCTGCAAGGAAAGCTATGAAGTATTTAGAAAAGGAGTATCCCAATATAAAATTTCAGATATCAGATACGCAAAGAAATCTTATAGAGACATCAAATTTGAATATGATTGAAGCTTTAAGAGATGCTATTATCTTCACGCTTTTCGTTCTTTTAATTTTTCTTGGCAATTTAAGGGCTATTATTGCTGCAGGTTTATCGATTCCTATGGTGTTTTTCACTACTTTGGCTGTTATATGGCTTTCAGGAGGCGAGCTCAACATTATCATCTATACGGCAATTATCTTGGCTTTGGGAATGCTCACAGACGATGCCGTTGTTGTTTTGGAAAACATAGAGAGACATTTGACGGAATTAAAGGAAGATTTGGATACGGCAATAAAAAACGGCACGAAAGAAGTCGTTGCTCCTGTGTTTGCAGGAACACTTGCAACAATTACGGTTCTGTTTCCTATGATGTTTGTTGGAGATTATCCACAAAGGATATTTAGGCCGCTCGTTTCAACGCTTATCATAGCCTTAATTGTTTCCTATTTTCTTTCTATAACCTTTATTCCTAAGCTCTCCTATTATCTTTATAGAAAGGGAACGGGAAAAACAAAGTTTGAGAGATTTTTTGAGAAGATTTATCAACACACATTTGCAAGGCTCATAAATCCATATCTAAACATACTAAAGTTTTCCAATAATGGCAAAAGGGTTTTGAGAAGGGTTGCTATAGTTTTGGGTGTTATGGTTGTTCTTGCTGTTAGCATAAGGGTTGTTATGCCACTTGTCGGAAGGGATATAATGCCGCCTATGGATACGGGAATAATTAAAATACATGTGAAATTTAGCCCTAACGATACGGTTTCTGTTGCTGAAAACAGGTTGAAACCGTTTCTTGAGTGGTTAAATAAACAGAAATATGTTGAGATGAGCTCTGCGGCTTTTGGTTCTGAGCCGGGCGTTTTGTCCTTAGGAAGTGGGGATTTGGGTAGTGAAGCGTCTATTACGGTTATCTGTGTTGATAGGTTTCACAGAAAAAAGAATATATGGCAGATTGAAGGTATAATAAGGGATAAACTTAACACTATAGAAGGCATAGAAAGTGCCGATGTTTACGATTACGGAGCAACACCTTTATCAACAATAAAAGCACCTTTGGATATTAGGGTTCAAAGCCCTACATATTACGGTTTAAATACTGAAGCTTTAAAGATTGAAAAAGAGATAAAAAGTGTAAAGGGTTTGACATCTGTTAGTCTAAGCTGGCAGAAGAATTTTGAAGAAGTCGTTTTGAAGATAGATACACAGAAGGCTTTGACTTATGGTCTTACGCCTTTTGCCATAATATCGCAGATACCTACTGGCGGAAAAATAATATCACTGAGTGGGGATTTCTCATCGATGAATAGTCAGCCCGTAAGGATTTATCTTGAAGGTAAGTTCAACGAAAACCTACAATCTTTAAAACTCTTGCCTATTAAAACGCCTTCTGGATATTACATTCCACTTTATGAAGTTGCAAAATTTAAAAGAGTGTTCACTCAAGCCAAACTGGAAAGGGAGAATTTGCTTTACAGTATTGATGTGAACGCCTTTAGGAATAGAAAACCTATCAGTATCCTTACAGATGAGAGCAACAGAATCTTGAAAAACATGGATATAAAGAACTTCATCGTGTCTCAACAGGGAAGCATAAAGCAGTTAAACGACAGCTTTAAAAGAATGGTTAAGGCCATTCTAATAGGTGTTATAGCGCTTATTATGGTACTTATTGCGGTTTATCGGTCAGTTAGAATGGCTCTTGTGATGATTATTGTTTTACCACTTTCAATGATAGGAGCAAGTTGGGCATTGGTTATATTTCATAAACCTTCTTGCATGCCATCGCTAATGGGTCTTCTGCTTCTATTTGGTATTATCATAAAGAATTCCGTTCTGCTTATTGATTTTTATCAGCATTACAGAAAAAAAGAGTCTCCTTTTGAGAGTGCCATTGAAAGTGTTAAAGTTAGGTTTAGGCCTGTTATGATGACGGCATTTGGAACTATTGCAGGTATGATACCTATAGCTCTTCAAAGGGCTGTTGGATTGGAAAGACTTTCGCCGTTGGCAGATGTTGCTGTAGGTGGTTTAATTGTTGGAACATTTTTAACTCTTGCCTATGTCCCAATGTTTGCGTATATTTTTGACTCTAAAAAGAGAAAGGATGTCAATTAA
- a CDS encoding Rid family detoxifying hydrolase, which produces MKAIHTDKAPKALGPYSQAVVEGNFCFVSMQLPINPENGQIDSDIKNQTKQVIENVKNILQQADFNLENVVKATLYITDLNDFATINEIYAEYFTHKPARSLVVQAAMPKGASVALDVIACK; this is translated from the coding sequence ATGAAAGCCATCCATACGGACAAAGCACCGAAAGCCTTAGGCCCATACTCTCAGGCAGTAGTCGAAGGCAATTTTTGTTTTGTCTCTATGCAACTTCCCATAAACCCAGAAAACGGCCAGATAGACAGTGATATAAAAAATCAGACAAAACAGGTTATAGAGAATGTAAAAAACATTCTTCAGCAGGCTGACTTTAATCTCGAAAATGTTGTAAAGGCAACCCTTTACATAACTGACTTAAACGATTTTGCAACGATAAACGAGATATACGCAGAATACTTCACACATAAACCCGCTCGCTCCTTAGTCGTTCAAGCAGCTATGCCAAAAGGAGCAAGTGTTGCTTTGGATGTTATAGCATGTAAATAA
- a CDS encoding ATP-binding protein, whose product MFIRTFRNKEFIDRDKEIKFLLERFNEVPDEILWLYGPKSCGKTTLIEYVVEKELFEDFENLKPRDNYWVRYVNLRGKLISSYGTFFESFIKSEEDYEVQKSISAGVSIAVITLKAEVLKQVKERKKDLFDALIDELYKKVKKENKKPILIIDEIQTLEEIYINGERELLKEFLNFCVRLTKETHLSHVVILSSNTIFINRIYNEAKLKETSTFYKIDHLDKDTVFEYLDYHKIPKDKQNLIWDYLGGSIYRLQKFLRDKNKLDSIEEYLKEQVNLAFSEIKHIFIMEMENEEIDIFKQIAKTIAENGFYLLKDKEDKKFVKVVSSMSQKEILFFDPLSDKIKGNNRLYEKAFEK is encoded by the coding sequence GTGTTCATCAGAACCTTCAGAAATAAAGAATTCATTGATAGAGATAAAGAAATAAAGTTTCTGCTTGAGCGATTCAATGAAGTGCCAGATGAAATTCTCTGGCTTTATGGACCCAAATCCTGTGGCAAAACAACACTCATTGAGTATGTTGTTGAAAAGGAGCTGTTTGAAGATTTTGAGAATCTGAAGCCAAGAGATAACTATTGGGTTAGGTATGTAAACTTAAGAGGGAAACTCATATCAAGCTACGGGACATTCTTTGAGTCTTTCATTAAGTCAGAAGAAGATTATGAAGTTCAAAAAAGTATATCTGCAGGAGTGTCTATTGCAGTAATCACACTTAAAGCAGAAGTCTTAAAACAGGTAAAAGAGAGAAAAAAGGATTTATTTGATGCTCTAATAGATGAACTTTATAAAAAGGTAAAGAAAGAAAATAAAAAACCCATTCTCATTATTGATGAGATTCAGACATTGGAAGAGATTTACATCAATGGAGAAAGAGAGCTCCTAAAAGAGTTTTTAAACTTCTGTGTAAGATTGACAAAAGAGACGCATCTGTCTCATGTTGTAATCCTTTCTTCAAACACAATCTTTATAAACAGGATTTACAACGAAGCAAAACTGAAAGAGACAAGCACATTTTACAAAATCGACCATCTCGATAAAGATACAGTGTTTGAATATTTAGACTACCACAAAATACCAAAAGATAAACAAAACCTAATCTGGGATTATCTCGGTGGAAGCATATACAGACTGCAAAAGTTTTTAAGGGATAAAAATAAGCTTGATTCAATTGAAGAGTATTTAAAAGAGCAAGTAAATCTGGCTTTTAGTGAAATAAAACACATATTTATAATGGAAATGGAAAACGAAGAAATAGATATATTTAAACAGATAGCAAAGACGATAGCAGAAAACGGATTCTATCTTCTAAAAGACAAAGAAGACAAAAAGTTTGTTAAGGTTGTAAGCTCCATGAGCCAGAAAGAGATTCTATTCTTTGACCCTTTAAGCGATAAAATAAAGGGAAACAACCGGCTGTATGAGAAGGCATTTGAAAAATAA
- a CDS encoding cation:proton antiporter, with translation MIDSIALIVILSFLIPIASTRLLGGAIPSVAFEIFAGFIIGNSGLKLITTNGETMEFLSTFGLAFLMFLGGLESDLNFKKFSGKSFFNSPIFIAALILILTAVFSWFFSKFLISQFDCANSVLYLTLIFSTTSVAIVFPTLKSRSDLKLAYKQTLLYAAFLADFLTLTAISIFSFYKEKGEPIAEILLLFSIFGIAFLIIRFLKRAPQHKAIHESVSMLKHKSHIQFGIRGAFALLFLFMFLAEKFGIEVILGSFIAGLIISNLNSRETKVLRIKLDALGYGFFIPFFFIYQGAKATLPFDTKIGLEFLLTIVIGGILIKILASLPLKIRFSLKDTIAGGILLSGRLSLIIAASIIGLKLGIIDREVNSAIIILAAITCILSPTLFGIIKKPKKQKNLI, from the coding sequence ATGATAGATTCAATCGCCTTAATCGTTATATTAAGCTTTCTCATTCCAATAGCATCAACAAGACTACTTGGTGGTGCAATACCTTCTGTTGCCTTCGAGATATTTGCAGGTTTTATTATAGGAAACAGCGGACTAAAACTCATAACAACAAATGGCGAAACTATGGAGTTTTTGTCAACCTTTGGGCTTGCGTTTTTAATGTTTTTAGGCGGACTTGAGAGTGATTTAAACTTCAAAAAATTCTCAGGCAAAAGTTTTTTTAACTCTCCAATATTTATAGCGGCACTAATTTTAATACTAACAGCCGTATTCTCATGGTTCTTCTCAAAATTTTTAATATCACAATTTGATTGCGCAAACAGTGTTTTATACCTAACCCTTATATTCTCCACAACTTCTGTGGCAATAGTCTTTCCAACATTAAAATCGAGAAGCGACCTTAAACTCGCATATAAACAGACGCTTCTGTATGCCGCCTTTTTAGCCGACTTTTTAACGCTTACGGCAATATCTATCTTCTCATTCTATAAAGAAAAAGGTGAGCCAATTGCAGAGATACTGCTTCTATTTTCTATCTTCGGCATAGCGTTCCTTATTATTCGATTCTTAAAAAGAGCTCCACAGCATAAAGCTATACACGAGTCTGTCTCTATGCTCAAACATAAATCACATATTCAGTTTGGAATTCGCGGTGCGTTTGCCCTGCTCTTTCTGTTTATGTTTCTTGCAGAAAAGTTTGGCATTGAAGTAATATTGGGAAGTTTCATAGCAGGATTGATTATCTCAAACCTAAACTCAAGAGAAACAAAAGTCTTAAGAATAAAACTCGATGCGCTCGGGTATGGATTCTTCATTCCGTTTTTCTTTATCTATCAAGGAGCAAAAGCTACCTTACCTTTTGATACAAAGATTGGCTTAGAGTTCTTATTAACAATCGTAATTGGTGGCATTCTGATAAAAATTTTAGCATCACTGCCACTAAAGATAAGATTCTCTTTAAAAGACACAATAGCAGGTGGCATACTTTTAAGCGGAAGGTTAAGCTTGATTATTGCTGCAAGCATTATAGGTTTGAAACTGGGTATAATTGACAGAGAAGTAAACTCAGCTATTATCATCCTTGCTGCAATAACATGCATTCTAAGCCCAACGCTCTTTGGCATTATAAAGAAACCCAAAAAACAGAAAAATTTGATATAG